TTGGATGAAGGCATGTGTGAGATATGATTACGTGGGTGTGGGTACAGATAAGGCACGTATCATATGATTTACAAGTATAATAAGGTGTAGCAAAATTAACCATAGTTTTTATGGTTGTATTCCATAGCTAACACCAAAAAAGGTCTAAGAAGTTCCGGCAGATCTGCTTTTCTGATCCTCTATAAATGagtttttcttcatcttcttcttcttcatgcCTCACTGAATTAATGGAAAATAAAAGGTTATATATATCACTTCTTTCATACGTATTTCTATTGAGAATTTTCGAATCTAGCCTCACACCATACacgtgttttataaatttcaGATGTGCGGTTGTTACAGGGGCGAACAAAGGGATTGGATTCGAAATATGTCGTCAACTTGCATTAAACAAGATTCAAGTCATATTAACAGCTAGAAATGAGAGTAGAGGCATTGAAGCTGTTAAAAAACTCAATGCTTCTGGAGTTCAGAATGTTATTTTTCATCAGCTTGACGTCAAAGATCCAACTAGCATATCACACTTGGTCAAGTTTATTGAAACCCACTTCAAAAAAATTGATATCTTGGTACCTAAAAGATTTAAGACATGCAAATACTTTGTTATAAACTAGCTTGAAATGGGCCCTTTATTATATATACCACCCCAACCCAATCATTTGGGTTCAAAATTCGGGATGGAATAATCATTAAGGGGGTGGTGTAGTGGTAAACGCATGATTCTGGTTACACTCTAGACTTAGAGAGGTCTTAGTTTCATCTTGCTTTCACTGGTTTCCTACCATAGAAGGCCGTTGCCCAGCGCaatattagagcattcacatccattccccCAATTGTTGTGAGTGgagtttttttataatataaagagtataaaaagtggttgtgagtagaggagggagaaaatgttactgttcatctgtatatttgaagGGACACTGGTCACCccctatattttttttaatatattttgaaagtggttgtgagtggaggagagagaaaaggtaatgataaaggtataaaaaatattatttaattgaaaagagagagaaaatgtagtgtttttttagtgtaatttagggtgaaaatatggtgaaatagatgtgaatgctcttagattTATCTGATCCCATTGGTTAGGAAGATACTTGCAGGGAAGCGGGGTCACATGAGTTTACAAATTTCTCATGCAGGGGCAGGCCCACTATGGTCCATGGGCTGACGGGAACCCACCTTGAAAAAAATAGCGTATTATTAGTCAAAAATCACGATCGCACCCCTTAAAAATATGATAAAAACCCTCCGATCGCACCCTCAGAAATGAAATCCTAGGTGGGCCACTGTTCTCATGGTTAAAAAAATGCAATGGAGGGGTGGGGGGTTGGGTCCAATTGACAAAGCCATTGGAGTTTAAGTGTGTTATTGTGGTGTTGCTTCCCTGGAGGTCAAGGGTTCGTGCCCCGCCAAAGACTGATTTGGTATAGTTTAAGCCGTTAAAAAAATACAATAGAATGGTAATTAAGAACCAGAAACTAAAGCAAACTGAaacttgttttcttttttttaattcaaattGATTTCCAGTTTAGttattttacttatttatttttgGGTGGTATAGGTGACCAATATTCAACTATCTGATCAAAGGATTGCATGTATAGGTCAACAATGCAGCAGTACTTGGAATTCATTATGTTGTTGAAACACTCTTATACAGTGGAGGACAAGTAAGTATCTATGTAGACAAGCCTTGAGCCAAACCAGTCTTTTAATCATTTGGTATAATTAGGTGCAGATTGTCGATAAGAACGGCGACTACTTACCTGGCGTCATCCAGGAGACTTATGAAATGGGAGAAGAGTGTTTGGAAACAAATTATTATGGAACAAAGAAAGTTACAGAGGCACTTGTTCCTCTTCTCCAACTCTCCAAATCTCCAAAGATTGTGAATGTTACCTCTAGTTATGGACAATTATCTGTAAGTAAAGATCATACTCACATTATACGAAATTCGATTAGTAAAATTTAATGTCTTCCAATATTGGTTTTCAGCATATTCCAAATGACGAGTTAAAAAGAGAGTTGGATGATATTGACAACTTAACCAAGGAAAGGATCAACGAGATTATACGAAGTTTTTTAAGGGACTTTAAGGCTGCTAAGTTGCGAGAGAATGGATGGCCTCTAACGCCGTCTGCTTACAAAGTTTCAAAAGCTGCTATCAACGCTTACACAAGACTAATGGCAAAAGAGTTGAAATACATTCTTGTGAATTGTGTCGATCCTGGGCATGTTAAAACAGATATGTCATTCAATACAGGAAAGGATGTTATGGAAGGTGCTAAGGGTCCGGTGATGGCTGCTTTGTTGCCTGATGAGGGGCCATCCGGTGTGTACTTTGAGCAAACAGTGATAGCTCCATTTTAATGATCCAAAGTAACAtgcattttgttttattttgcatTATTATTGTATGAATGCAAGTCAGGATTCACTCTTTGATTTTTTATGTGaaataagaaaataaatatatagataaggatatttgattgaataatttgaatgaaattaaaaattcTAACTGAAATCACAAGTTATAATCCTAGAACAATAGTTGATTATTATTGAAATGATAAACTTTTATCATTTGTAAAATTAAATTGTTATATGTTTATTGGTTTAATTAAATTGTTGATTAATTATTTGCATAAATAAGATtatataaagagttaattacccggatggtccctgtggtttcttattttttcacctttagtccctaacttttcaaaattacacgtATACTCCCTGTGCTTTGATCTTTTGTTACTCGAatagtcccctgagtagatgtcTGTTAGTTTCTTCAGTTAAATTGTTGTAAAATGACTTAACTATCCCTGctcttaaaaataatttaaatattaaaagacaTCAAGTGGGTCCCACCCAACCCCTCAACCAATCACCAACATTTTCAACCTACTTCACCTTCCACCATCATCTCCGGCCAAAACCGCCGCCAATTCATTATTCCAGCAACAAATtattcagcatctgttcaatcgtCACATCTTCAGACGAATCAGACCACCACATCCCCTTCTCAACCTCAACCACCCAACCCCACTGTAACTTGTCTTTGCTTTGTATTAATTATTGAAATTCAAAGATGCATACAATTAGAAGACAATAGAATGGGTCGCGTATGTTGGCCATCTGGTTAATCATTGGGATGAATTGTGAATCCACTTTTGTAATTGAATATTGTCAAGAACAAGGTATCAAAAGGTAACAACTTTATTATTCAATGGTCGGCACAGATTATTCCAACACGGAAAGGTACAATTCCGGCACAAGATTGCTGGATGATAATGGTAACAGACAAGCAGATCAGAAACAGATCTGTTACAACTTGATATAGAACATAAGACCTCTAAATCTTCTCGAACAAGACAAGGAGAAACCCTTAGCAGAAGGTTCTCGAAAACTGAAGAGAGAGAGACAGCTTTTGATGTAATGGTAaagttgatgttgttgttgtgtATTATCCCAAGGCGGTGCCCCCCTTTTTATTGACGAGCAGGAACCCAACCCTAAGGAACTGAAGCCCAGCACAGCAGCCCAACACTCATGCGAGCCCAATAGCAGCAACGGAAACAATCATAAAGAAAAGGAAAGGATTAAAACAGGGCTTAAAATAGGAAACAAAAATTAGGAAAATATTGAATTGATAGACAAGGGAATATTACACCCGTATTTCAACACCCCCCCCCTCAATTCAATATGCAAAACAGTTAAATAGGCCAAGTTTGTCACATACCTTGTCATGAGCTTGAACGAGCAGCCCCTTTGTGAACACATCAGCTGTTTGGTTTTCAGATGCGACTCCAATGGTTTTAATAACACCTTTTGAGATTTTTTCTCTTAGAAAAAAAAGGTCAATTTCAAAATGCTTTGTACGATCGTGAAAAACCGGGTTAGCTGCTATAGAGATGGCAGCTGTATTATCACAGGCAAGGGAAACAGGAAGTTTGGCAGTAATTTTAAGTTCATTTAAAATGTTAAGAAGCCATATGATTTCACTTGTCGCAGCACACATAGCAcgatattctgcctcagcagaaGATCTAGAGATGGTAGATTGCTTTTTGCTTTTCCATGAAATAAGAGAGTTACCTAAGAAGATACAGAAATCTGTGATTGATTTCCTTGAGTTGACACACTTTCCCCAGTCAGAATCAGCAAATGCTTTAAGTTCCAGGGAATCCCCCCTTTTAAATAATAAACCTTTCCCTGGAGCACCTTTAAGATATCTTAAAAGCCTTAAAGCAATTTTAAAATGAGCATTAGTAGGACTGTGCATATATTGACTTAAGTATTGAACAGAGTAAGCAATGTCAGGTCTGGTATGTGACAGATATATTAGTTTTCCTACCAATTTTTGATAAACAGAGATATCAGGTAGCGGGGTATTATCTTTTTCACACAGGTGTGTTAGAATGTGATTAGGTTCAATTGGGCTGTTAACAGGTTTACATCCAGTCAGACCAAATTCAGCAAGTAAGTCAAGACAATATTTCCGTTGAGATAAACATAAACCATCTTTGGTTTTTAACACCTCAATTCCAAGGAAGTATTTTAATAGACCCAGATCCTTAATCAAAAATTTGGATTTAAGAAACGAtttaatttttgaaatttctgctGAACAATTTCCAGTTATGactatatcatccacataaaccAGTAAAGCAACAAACACAGATTTACTCGTTTTGACAAACATGGAGTGGTCACATTTACTTTGTTCAAAGCCAAGATCGActaagacatccacaagcttctCGTTCCACATTCGAGGAGCTTGTTTAAGCCCATAGAGGGATTTTTTAAGCTTACAAACTTTATTAATATGGCTGGAATTATAACCATCTGGGAGGGTCATATAGACTTCTTCATTTAAATTACCATATAGAAAGGCGTTATTAACGTCAAGTTGATGAACATCCCAACCATTGTTAATAGCAATAGTTAGAACACATCGGACAGTGACCATTTTCACAACAGGTGAAAAGGTTTCAAAGAAGTCTATTCCTTCTTTTTGACTAAACCCCTTAGCAACAAGTCTAGCCTTGTACCTTTCTATTTCACCTGATGCtttgtatttaattttataaatcCATTTGCAGCCTATGGCTTTTCTATTGGGAGGCAAATCGACTATTTCCCAAGTGTCATTTCTGTGTAGGGCTTCTAACTCATCGTTCATGGCAGTAACCCAATTATTATCCATTTTGGCTTCAAAGTAGTTTTTAGGTTCACAACTTTTATTAAGCATAGAAGCGAAACACATACTTTCAGAATCAAGATTTGCATAATTTAACACCTTCTCAAGACCATATTTGACCTTACCATCAACAACAAAGTCATTAAGCTTAGATGGAAATCTTACATTTCTAGATGATTTCCTTAAAACACTACTAGGTTGCCCTAGATTCACTCCCTCAGAATTGCTAGTGTTTTCCTCAACTTCTAAATCCGGCTCGACCCTACCAGTTTCTAACTCTACATTACTTGGTTGCTGTACATCAGCCGTTCCTAAAGTATTGTTAGAGTCATTTACAGGTTGCTGAGACTGATTTAGAACTGTAGAATTTGTGCTTGTGCTGTCATCATTGGGAGTGGAGTCAGGTTTGGAGTTTTGGGTGTCAGTTTGATCAAATAGGTCAAAAAAATTTGTGGTATTAATTTCAGAATCTGGATCAAGAGAGGTTTTCTTTTCTTTAAATGGGAAGACAGATTCATAAAATCTGACATCCTTAGAATAGAATATGATTCTTTGATCTAGACTCCATAGTTTATACCCTTTTTTCTCATTAGAGTAACCAACTAAAACACATTTTTCCGCATGACTATTAAACTTGTCAGAATTGTTTAAAATAGTGCTAAAACAAAGACACCCAACAATCCTTAGCTGACTCATCATAGGGGCAAAACCATACACAAGCTCATAAGGGGACCTATCATTTAAGACAGATGAAGGAGTCCTGTTAATCAAATAGGTAGCAGTTAGGATACATTCAAACCAGAATTTAAGAGGGAAACTAGCTTGAAATAGTAAGGCTCTAGCCACATTTAAGAGGTGCCTATGTTTCCTTTCAACTATCCCATTTTGTTGTGGGGTATGAACACACGAGGTTTGATGTATGATACCATTATTATAGCAAAACTCTttcatttgtttatttataaactcggtaccattatcacttctgaacACTTTAATGTGTTTATTGAATTAGGTTTTAAGTAAGTTAAAAAATCCTTTTATATTGTAAAAGACTTCATCTTTGTTTTTCATGAGATAAACCCAAACAGCTCATGTGTAATCATCAACCACCATGAGAAAGTATCTAGAGCCATCCCTACTAGGAACCTTATATGGTCCCCATACATCGAGATGTACAAGTTCTCCTAAAGATTTAGACTTATGGTCACTTAAAGGAAACGGTTCCCTATGTTGTTTAGCCCTATGACATGTTTCACAAGGTTCAAGTTTGATGTCTCTTTTAATATCTAGTTTGTCTTTTAAAACATGCAACACAGGTTCAGCAGGGTGACCTAATCTAGCATGCCAAAGATTAATATCAACACTAGCATTACACACCTTGTCAGTCAAAGTTGAACTACCACCGAAATATAGACCATCAAGTTGTCTACCAGTCACCAGGACTTTCTTTGATTGAGAATCCTGAATATAGCAATTATGTTCATCAAAGGCGACAGTCAGATTgcaatctttgcaagtttatgaACAGAAACAAGATTGACACAGTAATCAGGAAGACAAACACATCATATAAAATCACCTTATTACTTAGCTTAACATCACAAATTTTAGTTACTAGGGCACTTGTCCCGTTGGGATGTTTAACTTTGATGTTATATTCAGTAACATCTATTTCATTTATAAGATTAGAATCATCTGTAATCATGTGTTGATTAGCCCCCGAGTCAATTATCCACCCAACTTTTTTCCCTTTGTTTCCAAAGTTTGAGAAACAATACGCAGGTTTAAAGTCACATGTAGGTTTTATATTGTCAAAATAACTGTTAAAGCAGACATAATTAGACCTACCAGCAAAATTGCTGTCTTGAGTTTCACTTCTGGACTTGTCATTTAAAAGGCTAAGTAATTGGGTAATCTGCTCATTAGTTAAACCATTCACagtagaagatgaagaagttTCAGAAGCATCAATAACCACATTATTACTAACCCTGCCTCCTTTATTACCACTAGTTTTAGATTTCATCCAAGAGGGGTAACCAACTAGTTCATAACATCTCTCAACAGTATGTCCAGTCTTGTTGCAATGAGAGCATTTAAGATTAGGGTTAGGGGGTCTAACATTTTTCCTTTTTGAATCAAAAGAATTTCCAGTTTTAGCAGCAAAACCAATAGGATTACTAGGTGTTTTATCTGAAAAAGTGTTAGAATTTCTGTGAGATTCTTCTCTGGAAACAACAGAGAAAGCTTCTTTCACAGAAGGAAGAACTTCTCTGGTTAACAGGGAGGTTCTAACAGACTGGTAAATACTGTCAAGACCCATTAAGAACTGCATCAATTTAATTAGGTGATTGAAATCATTAAACTGTTTGGATGCATCACAAGTACACGTAGGAAGAGACAGTATTTGATCAAGTTGTTTCCACATGCAGTTAAGTTTATGATAATACTCAGAGACAGGTAAGCCATTTTGAGAAAAGGAGTTGATCTTTTGATACAAATTAAAGACCACTGACCCATCAACTTTGTCATAAGTTTCTTTTAGTTCTTTCCACACAACAGAGGCAAGTTTAGAATAAACATGACCCAAGTATAACTCTTCAGATACTGAATTCAAAATCCATGTAAGAACAATAGAGTTACAACGATCCCACTGTTTTCCTAATACTTCATCAGTAGTAGATCTAGTACAGGATCCATCAATGAAACCTAACTTATTTTTAACTTGTAATGCCAGATTCATAGCATTAGCCCAAACATTGTAATTATCGGTGCCTTTTAGTTTTATATTAACAATGGTCAGATTAGCCGAGTCACTAGGGTGAGGGTAAAGTGGGTCACCAGCATCAATTTTACTGACCAGAGTGTTACTAAGAGACTCATTATCTTTATCAGGCATGATAGCAAGAAATCAAGAAGCAAAAGGCCAGAAACAAATACGGCGAAGCCAAGGCAGGGAGTAAGATCAGAGGTTCGTCACTCAAAAGGTGCCTCTGTAGACTATGTCAAGGGAGCCACAAACAATAGAATCAAACTAGACCAGCAGCAGCAAGAAAAACAAATATCAACCAGTAAAGGAAAAAACAAGCACCAAACAGAGTAAGAAGCAGATAACAAACAAACAGCAACAAAGTCACATAAAATGCAACAGGATGAACCCTTCCTGTGTCCCAATCAACACCGGCCCGACTAGTCCGGCAAACAGGATGCCTAAATGCAAGAACAGAAGTAAAAGCACAAAATAAAAAACAGCAAGAAACGATCTCACCCAGAACCCAAGTCAGGGTTTCTCCAAATCCAGTTAAGGTTTTACAATCTTCAAGGATTGAACCTTTAACTGGAGCGGCAGCTTCCTAGAACTTCGGTTGATGATGACCACAGCACAAGATCAACGTCGGCAAACAGATAGTCCACCAAGACTTTTATCAACCAACAAACCCTTAGATCTAGGGTTACAACCTTTTGAACAGCGCAACTTCAAGTGAACAGATCAGGAAAATCGAACAGACAGCCACAGCGGAAGAATGATCGGACCAACTACCACCGATTCACCAAGAGCtatgaagctctgataccatgtcaagaACAAGGTATCAAAAGGCAACAACTTTATTATTCAATGGTCAACACAGATTATTCCAACACGGAAAGGTACAATTCCGGCACAAGATTGCCGGATGATAATGGTAACAGACAAGCAGATCAGAAACAGATCTGTTACAACTTGATATAGAACATAAGACCTCTAAATCTTCTCGAACAAGACAAGGAGAAACCCTTAGCAGAAGGTTCTCGAGaactgaagagagagagagagacagctTTTGATGTAATGGTAaagttgctgttgttgttgttgttgttgtgtatTATCCCAAGGCGGTACCCCCCTTTTATTGACGAGCAGGAACCCAGCCCTAAGGAACCGAAGCCCAGCACAGCAGCCCAACACTCATGCGAGCCCAATAGCAGCAACGGAAAAAAATCATAAAGAAAAGGAAAGGATTAAAACAGGGCTTAAAATAGGAAACAAAAATAAGGAAAATATTGAATTGATAGACAAGGGAATATTACACCCGTATTTCAACAAATATTATAAAATTGTTCACAATAAGCCTATACTATTATTGATTTGTAACAATACATGGCTCGTGATTGCAGGGGACCCAACTGAATTGGAAACTCCCCACCTTATGGTCTTTCAGTCGCTGGTCACCATCGCTTCATCATCAACCATCGCTGGCCAACCATTACTAGGGCTCATGATTTTGAAGATGATATTTGACAATTGATTCACCCGATACACGAAGAACCATCCGAACCAAATCATTTGAAGAAGAGGAACCGTTAATTTGTTAGATCCGGCAAGACAGGTGGTTGAAAAGGGTTGATACGAGACGCCGGAAAAACATACATGATGTGGTTGAACATACATGCTATTTTGGCAAGATGCTGTGGCGGCGGGAACAAGGCTGAACAAGTTTTGTCTAGCTTGTAGTTTTATAACAGGTCGTTCGTTTTTTCGGCGACGGTGGGCAGAGGCTTCACCGGAGAAGTAAGGGAGGGGGGGAGGGTGGGGttggtttataaatatattttttataatttaataataTGTGGGGCTTAATTTATTTTGTGTTATTAAGGGTACTTTAGTCATTTTACGTGTACTTAACTGAGTAAACTAACGTCCATCCACTCAGGAGACTATCCAAGTAACAAAagatcaaaccacagggaccatacgtgtaattttaaaaagttggggactaaaggtgaaaaaatgaaaaaccacagggaccatccgggtaAATAACTCTTATATAAATGCTTAGATGTGATTGTCGATAATTTTAGTGTTATCAATGGATTTTAGGATATTTGATTAACTTGTCGATCGAGGAAATAATGTTAGAGATTAAACAAGTTAGATGGCGCGAGAGTGTGGGCTCAATTCAATCCTAATATGATTTGAGTTTATTATGTAAATAACTAGCGAGATTACCCGCGCTTCGCAGCGGGTTTCGGTACCGGACTACCGGCACTCGGAATAGCAATCGAAATAGACAAGCACAAGAGGATATACACATCgattgaaaacaaaaaaaatgaataTCGTTACCGATAGCGAAGTTCTTCGGCTGGTACCGATTCGATTCATCACGGTAAAGTTACTATACCAAACTCGCCATAGCTTACGGTAACAAAAAAAATATCTATTGCAAATACAACTCCATCTTCAACAAACTTTATACCGTCGCATCGAGAAAGCCATAAAATGAATATGTTACTTGTAGCGATACCGATGTTGTTCAAATATTATTCGTCAATTTTTTTACGGTAAAGTTTGACTATATTTGACTCGTTCGAATaaagttataaataaaaaataaaatatactcAAAAGTATTATAAAGATAAAATAACACATAAAACTAAGtttaataattttttaaataatataattaaaaaactaatagttaaaaaataaactaaaaaatatTAGTAGAATTAaagaaataatattaaaatattaatcTACTTAAAAATGTAAGATatagtaattttttatttttttttaaataatatcaTTGAAAAAACTaatagttaaaaaaattaaactaataaataaaatattagtAAAAGTAAGAAAATAACATTAAAATATTATTCTATTGTACATGTCCTTGTGAAATGTAAGATATAGGAATATAGGAATAGGAATAGGAATTTACATGGCCTTGCAATTGATTTGTTATATGAATAATGTTTTGGgcttaattattttaaaaattaaatttactATATATTATCTTATTGTTGTTGGGCCATGATGGTCGTATTTTGAGACAATTAATAGTTGTTGGGCCATGATGGCTGTTTTTCTGAGACAATTAAAAAGAGTCCATAAAGGTGATTCTAAGAAAGGCCGTATATGAAGTGAGAATAGACTTCTGGACTTCGGTCGTAGAAAACATACAACAAAACTCACGGTTTCCATCAGTATTCAACATTACAGATTCATCAAAAAACGAATTCGTGATCTCTGTCTAATCCAATAAATCATTGCGTGTAACGCGCATATAGGTTTATCTGATAGTTCTCAGAGATTAATCCAGGTTTCATTATAATTTTTCAATTTCAATTCAGGTTCTAGGTCTTCAAATTTACTTGCACTAGACTAATTATACAACAGTGACTAATATCATGAATTAGTGAACTTGTGTTTATTAACTCTAATGAGACATCATTCTAAGTGGGGTGGAATTGATTAGATCAACTATCTTTAAGAAAAGGGTATGGACCCAAGTTCACAATAGGGTGTGGAGATTCACAAAACGGACTTGCCACCTCtaataactagtttaataccctgGTGGACGAGTTACATTGAACAACGTAACAAACAAAGCTAATCTATATTAAATGTACACAAATTTAAACAACATTATAAACAAAAGCACTATAACATTGGCAGCATCTAACTGAGATCACATCTATTTGTTGAAGTCACATTGATTCCAAATGTGATATGTGGTGGATAACTATAAACATTCATGGTCCGGTCAAGATTAATAACGGTTCTGAAAAGGTTTGATATACATGCTTTCATTTAacccattttttttttattttcatccgTACAACCCAACATAACATGTCTCATTGAATTTTTGTGCAGTTATACTGGGATGGTGATTTTATTGCGTTTTGGATACATTAGTGAAACAAACAATAAACTTGAATTGAAGA
This is a stretch of genomic DNA from Helianthus annuus cultivar XRQ/B chromosome 16, HanXRQr2.0-SUNRISE, whole genome shotgun sequence. It encodes these proteins:
- the LOC110931973 gene encoding (+)-neomenthol dehydrogenase yields the protein MVKGYHKDIKDTKKANEVRDKAHEVLVVLVGQLAEEIAQIKRERDVLANGTMVDGDMVEEVIELTEQETECWNRAEDITPQDESEPKEAQVHIHPASILITPTNKVGDAGSGIRIQRVALQDIGQVVKKRPQSSCRVKEKESGFGMPTTERMLETRWANVHFDRHERQIRCAVVTGANKGIGFEICRQLALNKIQVILTARNESRGIEAVKKLNASGVQNVIFHQLDVKDPTSISHLVKFIETHFKKIDILVNNAAVLGIHYVVETLLYSGGQVQIVDKNGDYLPGVIQETYEMGEECLETNYYGTKKVTEALVPLLQLSKSPKIVNVTSSYGQLSHIPNDELKRELDDIDNLTKERINEIIRSFLRDFKAAKLRENGWPLTPSAYKVSKAAINAYTRLMAKELKYILVNCVDPGHVKTDMSFNTGKDVMEGAKGPVMAALLPDEGPSGVYFEQTVIAPF